CGGGTGATGCACGACAGCAGCCCGCTGGCCGGGGCTCGGGTACGGCTCGAGCCGACGAACGGGGGCGCGGGGGCCGAGGTTCGCACCGGACCGGACGGCCGGTTCGAGGTGCCCCACCTTCCGCCGGGCCCGTACCGGGTGGAGGCCCGGGGGCCGGGCCCCTTGGCGGCGATCCCCGGACAAAACCCGGTGTACCTGCCGCCGGGCCAACCGGTTTGGATCGGGCTCCAGGCTGTGCCTGCAGAGTCCCCGACGTTTGCTCCCCTGGCCGATGCCGAACCCGGGTTCGGGTCGATCGTGGGCAGGGTTCTCCACCGGGGCCGGCCCGTGGAAGGGGCGGTCGTCAGCCTGTATGCGGACGAAAGCCGGGGCCTGAGGGGACCGGGCATCCAGGACTCGTTTCCCACCGGTCCCGACGGCGGGTATGTGATCGAGGGGGTCTTGGCGGGCCGGTACTGGGTGGTGGCCCGCAAGCGGCTCCACGAGGGCGGCATGGGGCCGGTGCGCAAGGGCGACCTTTACGGAATCGCCCCGGCCAACCCCGTTCCGATCCGGGACGGCCAGGAGACCCGGCTCGACATCCACCTGGTGCAGAAGGAACAGGACACGGCCCCCGACGCCGGCAGCATGGAGCTCACCGGCACCGGT
This is a stretch of genomic DNA from Deferrisoma camini S3R1. It encodes these proteins:
- a CDS encoding carboxypeptidase-like regulatory domain-containing protein; protein product: MRGWAVLLVGAILSACAPRAAVRGRVMHDSSPLAGARVRLEPTNGGAGAEVRTGPDGRFEVPHLPPGPYRVEARGPGPLAAIPGQNPVYLPPGQPVWIGLQAVPAESPTFAPLADAEPGFGSIVGRVLHRGRPVEGAVVSLYADESRGLRGPGIQDSFPTGPDGGYVIEGVLAGRYWVVARKRLHEGGMGPVRKGDLYGIAPANPVPIRDGQETRLDIHLVQKEQDTAPDAGSMELTGTGVRGRVVDPQGRPVAGVYVFAYRNRTIGHGMPDFRTLPTGPDGRFELPLGEGGLFYLGGRENSGGSPRPGEWFGFYEGSPDHGLVVPRGRVLEGVEIVVKRVLDDG